From Alloacidobacterium dinghuense:
TCACGTTGGGGAAGGAAGTGAAGTAGGCTGAGCGTTGAACGGGAGAGGGGAATTTGGTTGATTCCTCTCCCCCAGCGACGCTTAGGGTTCCTCAGTAAAACGACGCTGTGGCTGAGTTGACTCATTCCTTGCCGTCGGCCTTGCTCTTGGCCTTCGCGCATTCTTCCGGCATATTCTTCAGTGTTGGTTCCAAAGCTGGCCAATACTGACTGTCTTTAAGCATTACGCAGAACTCTTCGAGCGACGCATTATCTCCTGTTAGTGCGTCCGGGTTAGCTTCGCGCACGAACTTCCAAGCCAACTCAGAGTGCCCCGTATAGATGAAGTCGAGGACCGTATCCCATAACGTTACTCCCAGCGCTCCACGCCTTTCGCCATCCTCCTTCAGCGCGTCATCAACGTCTTTTAGTGCTGCTTTCCATTGCTGAGGAGTCGGGGTTGGGTAGCGCATTTTATCCAGGTCCAGCCGGAACCTCTCTCCATCCCACCTGAGAATTACCTTGTGGCTAACGGATGACGCAAATGAGGCTGGCCAGTAGGACCAGATATCATTCGTTATGTAATAGTAGCCATGATCTGAATTCAACTTTTCAAAATGGGCAAGGTCGCTATCCCCATCCTTAATGGTAGCGAGAAGACGAAGCTTCGGCTCCAGTTCAAATATGTAGTGATTGAAGCAGCAATGTGCTCCCCCAGACCATGAGGTCACAATCATGTCAGGCCGCCCATCTCCGGTCAGATCTTCGCCATTTGAAATTCGGGGTATTTTGAACTGAGTGTTGCCGGGTTGACCAAGATAGTACTGCTCGGCAGCATCGGCCATGCGATAAACAACGTTGCCGTTGCGGTAAATCCGCAAACAGGCAGGATCATCGTCGGGGTTGGTCGCCTCGTAGGTCCTAAATACGTATCCGCGTACAGTAACGCTTCCGGTCAAGCGGATTCGCGTGCATAACTTCGAGTTATCAGCCTGTGCAATTGCGGCCGTCGAAAAGATGATCCAAAATAACTTAAAAACTAACCAGTGCAGGTGAACGAGTTTTCTACGATCTCCAAGGATGCTTATGAGGAATGATGACAAGGAATGCTGGTCTCCCATGTCATTCTACGCATCGGAGACAGATCGGTTAGCGGTTATCGGCATGCCTGAGTACGACCGACAAACGTTCTTAGTCTGTAGGTTTCCCGGGGGCGGTGAAAATGCTTACAATCTAGACATGGATTTCGTATTGTCCCGAGGGTTGCTGTTCCGCAAGACCGCTGTTCTGTCGCTCTGTTTGTTTCCGCTTCTGCTGTCAGCGCAGGATGTAAAGCGCGGGCGCAAATACGTGGCTCCGCCGCCGACGTGCAAGGTAACGGTGACCGTCACCAAGGCCACCACCGGGAAACCGGTGGAGAATGCCGGCGTCATCTTTCATCCGATCAAGAATGGCAAGGATGAAGGCAACATGGAACTGAAGACCAACGAAGAGGGCAAGGCGGTTCTGGACGTGATTCCGGTCGGGGATACCGTTCGCCTGCAGATTATTGCCAATGGGTATCAGACCTATGGAGCAGATTACCAGCTTGATGCTTCTTCGAAAGACATTGACGTAAAGCTGCTGCGGCCCGGGAAGCAGTACTCCATCTACGAGAAGCACGATGGCTCGCAGCTTGGCGGCCAGGATGAGACGGCAAAACCGTCAGATCAGCCTGCTCAGCCTCACTAAGACGTCGGCTAGTTCAGATTATGATTCGGTGATGGGGCTACTCGCCCTGGTCGGAGCGCAGTGTCGTAATCTGCACGCGGCCCTCGCATACGGTGAGCGGGTGATTTACGGAAAAGCTTTCGGTTGCGCCGGGTGCGGTTACGCTGATACGCGAAACGACCGGGCAGTCCTGTCCGGTAGACCAGCCGATCTGAAACCATGCTTCGCCTTTGGGAGCAATCGTGACCTGGGCGTCGGGTTTTGCGGCTGACGTTTGCATGGGGCCTTGCGAGAGTCGCGCGCTGATCGATGATTCAGAGACGCGATCGACGACGAGGTTTGCCACCGGAGTTCCTGTTTTATCGAGCAGTGAAATGGTGGGGTAGCCGCCGATATGGCATGGCGTGATGCCTTCGTTATCAAAAGCAAGCTTAACGGCGCGGTAATTGCCGTTCACCGCCGCGGCGATTTCCGTGACCGCGAGGTCTTTGCTTTCGCATGGACCAGATGCGGTTGTTGTCGTTTCGGAACGCTTGACAAGCTGGGGACTGCCGGCTGCCATCAAGTATGGTGCATTGGGATTGGTGCCGCCATGTGCGCGCGGATTGTCTTCATCGAGAAGAACAGGAGCCCCGCCCTTGAGAGATGAGGTATGTGTGGAATGCGCGCAGCTTTCCAGCAACGACCCGATGATCATAAGGCTGCCAGCCAGAACAATCGGGGCGATACGCGACAATGGGGGAGCCATATGCAGCCTCAAGGTAACCAATGAGATGACATCTGCACCGGATAGGTTGCAGGGGCCATCGGAATTTGTCGCGCGCGCCTCGTTCTTGCGGGTGCACACTGACAGGTAAAATCAAATCTATGGATAGTTTACAGGGCCGAGTAGCACTTGTCACAGGCGCGGCCAAGCGCATCGGGCGCATCCTTGCATTGACGCTGGCGGGCTCAGGAGCAAATGTCGCGATTACGTATCGCGATTCTGAGACCGAGGCGGAAAATACGGTTAAAGAATTGAAGGCTTTCGGCAGAGATGCGCACGCGGTTCGTTGCGATGTGCGCGATCCAGCCTGTGTTGAAGGCGCGGTTGCCGCGGTTGCGAAGCATTTTGGTCAGTTGGATCTACTGGTGAACAATGCAGGTGTTTTCGAGACGGCGGTTCTGGAACAGATCAGCATTGCGCAGTGGGATGCGATGTTCGAGACGAACACGCGCGGCCCGTTTCTGATGGCGAAAGCTGCGCACCCGCACTTGAAGGCGGCGCGCGGGCGCATTATCAACATCGGTTCGCTAGGCGGGCTGCATCCTTGGCCTACGCATGGACACTACTGTACATCGAAGGCTGCACTGCACATGCTGACGCAGACGATGTCGAAGGCATTCGCGCCGGAGATCAGCGTGAACTGCGTTGCGCCCGGGATGATTGTGAATGGCGAGGTTGCAGAGGATTACGAGCACTTTGCCAAGAAGACGCCGATGAAACGGAATGGCACACCGGAAGATGTGGCGGCGGCGGTGATGTTCTTTGCAACGGGGCCGCATTTTATTACCGGTCAGATTTTGAGTGTGGATGGCGGGTTGGGGTTGTAGCTTTCGTTTCTCGATTTACCTCGGCTTATTAAGATTTTGCTTTCCCACCCTGACTGCGTCAGGATGGGGCACCCGTTTTCGTGCTGATGTCGAGAAAAAGCGGCCTCGCTTGCCGCAAGGCTTCGCACGAACATTGTTCGGGCGGGTCCTTCGACTTCGCGGCGCTGCGCTCAGGATGACGTCGCGGTAGGGATCGGCCCGCTCTCTCCGCTTAGGATGACATCTCTGAGGCGGTACTCACTCCATGCGTAACGCTTTTACCGGGTCGATGGATGCCGCTCGTTGGGCTGGCAGGATGCTGGCGATGAGGGCGCAGATTCCTAAAGCGATGACTGATCCTGTGAGTACGAGCGGGTCCCAACTTTTGACCTGATAGAGTTGAGCGGCGATAAGGCGTCCGCAAGCGATGGAGATGGGGATGCCGATGGC
This genomic window contains:
- a CDS encoding carboxypeptidase-like regulatory domain-containing protein, translated to MSFYASETDRLAVIGMPEYDRQTFLVCRFPGGGENAYNLDMDFVLSRGLLFRKTAVLSLCLFPLLLSAQDVKRGRKYVAPPPTCKVTVTVTKATTGKPVENAGVIFHPIKNGKDEGNMELKTNEEGKAVLDVIPVGDTVRLQIIANGYQTYGADYQLDASSKDIDVKLLRPGKQYSIYEKHDGSQLGGQDETAKPSDQPAQPH
- a CDS encoding DUF4232 domain-containing protein, with translation MAPPLSRIAPIVLAGSLMIIGSLLESCAHSTHTSSLKGGAPVLLDEDNPRAHGGTNPNAPYLMAAGSPQLVKRSETTTTASGPCESKDLAVTEIAAAVNGNYRAVKLAFDNEGITPCHIGGYPTISLLDKTGTPVANLVVDRVSESSISARLSQGPMQTSAAKPDAQVTIAPKGEAWFQIGWSTGQDCPVVSRISVTAPGATESFSVNHPLTVCEGRVQITTLRSDQGE
- a CDS encoding SDR family NAD(P)-dependent oxidoreductase, encoding MDSLQGRVALVTGAAKRIGRILALTLAGSGANVAITYRDSETEAENTVKELKAFGRDAHAVRCDVRDPACVEGAVAAVAKHFGQLDLLVNNAGVFETAVLEQISIAQWDAMFETNTRGPFLMAKAAHPHLKAARGRIINIGSLGGLHPWPTHGHYCTSKAALHMLTQTMSKAFAPEISVNCVAPGMIVNGEVAEDYEHFAKKTPMKRNGTPEDVAAAVMFFATGPHFITGQILSVDGGLGL